The following are from one region of the Mixophyes fleayi isolate aMixFle1 chromosome 7, aMixFle1.hap1, whole genome shotgun sequence genome:
- the LOC142098599 gene encoding zymogen granule membrane protein 16-like, giving the protein MLGLMCLCLLVGSTATFSVQSRFSSYSGEHGAGGGTAFSFSSEQLNGPITGLRVRENPSHVIGIQFQYGGTWGPYYGNPSGTLHEVLLHGGESITQVSGKVASYVNELIFVTSRGRLLRFGQPSGNSFNDFPLFEGTALRYVSGRFSSVIHSIGFHWGVQPGCLHCKEESP; this is encoded by the exons ATGCTGGGTCTTATGTGTCTGTGTCTCTTGGTGGGATCTACAGCGACATTCAGTG TGCAGTCCCGTTTCTCGTCCTACTCGGGGGAGCATGGCGCCGGCGGAGGTACTGCGTTCTCCTTCTCATCAGAGCAGCTGAATGGACCAATAACGGGCCTGCGGGTGAGGGAGAACCCCAGTCACGTCATAGG CATCCAGTTCCAGTACGGCGGCACCTGGGGTCCTTATTACGGGAATCCGTCCGGTACTCTTCACGAGGTCTTACTGCACGGGGGGGAGAGCATCACCCAGGTTTCGGGGAAAGTGGCCTCTTACGTCAACGAGCTGATCTTTGTGACGAGCCGAGGAAGACTACTTAGATTCGGGCAACCCTCAGGCAACAGCTTCAATGATTTCCCCCTGTTTGAGGGCACTGCCCTACGATACGTGAGTGGCAGATTTTCTTCTGTCATACACAGCATCGGTTTCCACTGGGGTGTCCAGCCAGGCTGCCTGCACTGCAAAGAGGAATCCCCGTGA
- the LOC142097236 gene encoding zymogen granule membrane protein 16-like isoform X1: protein MNSGDLSLICPTLLPPSCPVPIPFVCSGGGFPAINPPSAILIEPRIVSSPQRLDTLYRMLLWILLSVCCLAAAQPRSSSYSGEYGGGGGKRFSQSGNQLDGPITALRVRANRNYITGLQVRYGTTWSQYMGGSLGDLEEIFLHPGESIIQISGKYSSYVRKLIFVTNKGRYLTIGKDYGTSFNGVPLYPNTVLRFFSGSSGSVIDAIGFHWDYPTSNCVHCAK from the exons ATGAACTCAGGCGATCTCTCTCTTATCTGCCCcaccctcctgccccccagctGTCCTGTACCCATCCCATTTGTTTGCTCAGGAGGAGGGTTCCCTGCCATAAACCCACCTTCTGCCATATTAATAGAGCCCAGAATTGTAAGCTCACCCCAGCGACTTGATACTCTGTACAG AATGTTGCTCTGGATCCTGCTCAGCGTGTGCTGTCTGGCTGCAG cccagccacgTAGCTCCTCTTACTCGGGAGAATACGGCGGAGGTGGCGGAAAGCGCTTCTCACAGTCTGGGAATCAGCTGGATGGACCGATCACCGCCCTGAGAGTTCGCGCAAACCGAAACTATATCACAGG CCTGCAGGTCCGCTATGGGACAACGTGGTCACAGTATATGGGGGGTTCTCTGGGTGACCTGGAGGAGATTTTCCTGCACCCGGGAGAGTCTATTATCCAGATATCAGGAAAATATTCCTCGTACGTCAGGAAACTGATCTTCGTCACCAACAAAGGGCGTTACTTAACCATCGGGAAAGATTATGGGACCAGTTTCAACGGCGTACCCCTGTACCCCAACACCGTCCTCCGGTTCTTCAGCGGAAGCTCCGGGTCTGTCATCGACGCCATCGGCTTCCACTGGGACTATCCAACCAGCAACTGCGTCCACTGCGCCAAGTGA
- the LOC142097236 gene encoding zymogen granule membrane protein 16-like isoform X2 gives MLLWILLSVCCLAAAQPRSSSYSGEYGGGGGKRFSQSGNQLDGPITALRVRANRNYITGLQVRYGTTWSQYMGGSLGDLEEIFLHPGESIIQISGKYSSYVRKLIFVTNKGRYLTIGKDYGTSFNGVPLYPNTVLRFFSGSSGSVIDAIGFHWDYPTSNCVHCAK, from the exons ATGTTGCTCTGGATCCTGCTCAGCGTGTGCTGTCTGGCTGCAG cccagccacgTAGCTCCTCTTACTCGGGAGAATACGGCGGAGGTGGCGGAAAGCGCTTCTCACAGTCTGGGAATCAGCTGGATGGACCGATCACCGCCCTGAGAGTTCGCGCAAACCGAAACTATATCACAGG CCTGCAGGTCCGCTATGGGACAACGTGGTCACAGTATATGGGGGGTTCTCTGGGTGACCTGGAGGAGATTTTCCTGCACCCGGGAGAGTCTATTATCCAGATATCAGGAAAATATTCCTCGTACGTCAGGAAACTGATCTTCGTCACCAACAAAGGGCGTTACTTAACCATCGGGAAAGATTATGGGACCAGTTTCAACGGCGTACCCCTGTACCCCAACACCGTCCTCCGGTTCTTCAGCGGAAGCTCCGGGTCTGTCATCGACGCCATCGGCTTCCACTGGGACTATCCAACCAGCAACTGCGTCCACTGCGCCAAGTGA